In one window of Cupriavidus necator N-1 DNA:
- a CDS encoding alkene reductase gives MGAQKEAFLADALFQPIKLGKLELANRMAMAPLTRSRADDNLVPTDMVVEYYSQRASVGLIIAEATQVSTTAQGYTNTPGIYTAEQIAAWKRVTDAVHAKGGRIFLQIWHTGRMSHTYFQPDNQPPVAPSAIAANAKTYINGKGYVECSVPRELEAAEIAGIVDDFRIAAANAVQAGFDGVEVHGAHGYLLDAFLRDGTNKRTDAYGGSIENRARFLLEVMAAVVKEIGADRVGVRLAPVSPVNDALESNPQPLFEHVMRELEKLHPVYIHVVEGHTGGPRDNAPFDYEALHRLYTGVWMVNNGYSKEMAEEAIRRGSADMVSFGRKMITNPDLPRRFRENKPLNRPFEDASLYGGNGAHGYVDYPELG, from the coding sequence ATGGGCGCACAGAAAGAAGCCTTTCTCGCGGATGCTTTGTTCCAGCCGATCAAGCTGGGCAAGCTCGAACTTGCCAACCGCATGGCCATGGCGCCGCTCACGCGCAGCCGGGCCGACGACAACCTGGTGCCGACCGACATGGTGGTCGAGTACTACAGCCAGCGCGCCAGCGTGGGCCTGATCATCGCTGAAGCCACGCAGGTCTCGACCACTGCCCAGGGCTACACCAATACGCCGGGCATCTACACCGCCGAGCAGATCGCTGCCTGGAAGAGGGTGACCGACGCGGTCCACGCGAAGGGCGGCAGGATCTTCCTGCAGATCTGGCACACCGGCCGCATGTCGCACACGTACTTCCAGCCGGATAATCAGCCCCCGGTCGCCCCGTCGGCCATCGCCGCCAATGCCAAGACCTACATCAACGGCAAAGGCTACGTCGAATGCTCGGTCCCGCGTGAGCTTGAGGCTGCAGAGATCGCTGGCATCGTGGACGACTTCCGCATTGCTGCGGCCAACGCCGTTCAGGCTGGGTTCGACGGCGTCGAAGTCCATGGTGCGCACGGCTACCTGCTTGACGCTTTCCTGCGCGACGGCACCAACAAGCGCACCGACGCGTATGGCGGCAGCATCGAAAACCGCGCGCGCTTCCTGCTCGAAGTCATGGCTGCCGTGGTCAAAGAGATCGGTGCCGACCGGGTCGGCGTTCGCCTGGCACCGGTATCGCCCGTCAACGACGCGTTGGAGAGCAATCCGCAGCCGCTATTCGAACATGTCATGCGTGAACTGGAGAAGCTGCACCCGGTGTATATCCACGTCGTGGAAGGCCACACCGGCGGTCCGCGCGACAACGCGCCTTTCGACTATGAAGCGCTGCACCGCCTGTACACCGGCGTATGGATGGTCAACAACGGCTACTCCAAGGAGATGGCCGAAGAGGCGATTCGTCGTGGCAGTGCCGACATGGTCTCGTTCGGCCGCAAGATGATTACCAACCCCGACCTGCCGCGCCGCTTCCGCGAAAACAAGCCGCTGAACCGTCCCTTTGAAGACGCTTCGCTGTACGGCGGCAATGGTGCACACGGCTACGTCGACTACCCGGAACTGGGCTGA
- a CDS encoding VOC family protein — protein MEALAKPGLQGKVAVITGAGYPASVAHVGFCMTAGRPSQAGLLAVPCPRPGDCDMAIQLNHTIVFSHDKKVSADFLCEILGRPPAEPFGPFLGVRLDNDVTLDFMDAAGDVAMQHYAFQVSDAEFDQGFARIRARNLTYWADPYRRRPGEVNTDDGGRRIYFEDPSKHFLEIFTKG, from the coding sequence ATGGAAGCGCTAGCCAAGCCTGGCCTGCAAGGCAAGGTTGCCGTCATCACCGGCGCTGGCTACCCTGCAAGCGTGGCGCACGTCGGCTTCTGCATGACGGCCGGCAGGCCGTCCCAGGCCGGGCTGCTCGCCGTTCCTTGCCCCCGTCCCGGAGATTGCGACATGGCCATCCAGCTCAACCACACCATCGTCTTTTCTCATGACAAGAAGGTCTCCGCCGACTTCCTCTGCGAAATCCTCGGACGCCCCCCGGCCGAGCCGTTCGGGCCGTTTCTCGGCGTCCGGCTGGACAATGACGTGACCCTGGACTTCATGGACGCGGCAGGTGATGTTGCGATGCAGCACTATGCTTTCCAGGTCAGCGACGCCGAATTCGATCAGGGCTTTGCCCGCATCCGCGCGCGCAACCTGACCTACTGGGCGGACCCATACCGCCGCCGCCCCGGCGAGGTCAACACGGACGATGGCGGCCGCCGGATCTACTTCGAGGATCCGAGCAAGCACTTTCTGGAGATCTTCACGAAGGGCTAG
- a CDS encoding AAA domain-containing protein has product MTDSKTHGTNTVPDMTGSSEPRTLRALVDAQAGAALPTDDVLVLVLPLFAQVAALHAHGRVAALDPDSILVDEDGGLRLRRPDGEAPVMDIGAVHRVQPHPASGLNIVGALQLGHADDGQRDQADLALQLDATAPVERPVYLRGPASWERLLGHHDEIGDVFLLGMVLASLACGLDFADEDDLRSFVAQRRNLFLLHERLHPIVAAVIVEMTEINRHDRATDVAALATRLRTWREQPLGLDVERALAGTTGATPRRAAVLTHLRDRLFDLSRRNRLLHFRPTAATVNVTVASVPLMLQIESVRPEHICTWGGPFAADLVAGKPVSLQQWLRFDDQPYLPASLDRLIAETRRDRAEYGFSNLRLVVAFLRWHNLKEAPDERIVTPLLWLPVELVKRKGVRDQYVIQCAGGEAEFNPVLRHYLHQLYDIRLDETVDLDKTSIEEIHAGILAQIRRSEPSVELRLVDKAAVRLVRQKALQRMQQFQRRRPGTAAVRSGGWLPPYSYAQDDYRPLGRALFEHWVRPSELPQRFEAGAAPGAGPRQPHMGGSAAAQSEERQGYVLEESEGHRYAWDLDLTQVTLANFNYRKMSLVRDYAQLLDEPGANPAFDRVFSIDPRDVETQAPAPLAPAEQWNVVAADATQNAAVGLARSQRSFIIQGPPGTGKSQTITNLIADYAGRGKRVLFVCEKRAALDVVFHRLKQSGLDSLCCLIHDSQTDKKAFIADLRACYEQWIAQPHDGDALAARRAQVAEALAAHQQRIDAFEVAMAAVPEALGDSVRALLRRVAALPTVPDAGPALRERLPALAAWDRQRDLAHRVHRAMRERFGLDSLAAHPFARLSPQLLSDERAYGRAEQLCHDAEALFDALDPLLDSTASLTSQDTALEQARAIAADSQWLLDTGLAAHLDLLDLASPAQGALREVRADLERRAQAFADAQAATSNWQDKLSPGDTESALALARRLEPSFARWLQPAWWRLRGELKRRYDFGKHAVHPGYGKVLEVLAAEHAASAALAAADADSRRRYGVSEMQAFLRALGELEQRLQSGAGPRELVAHLRQAVDPVAAARAEAGAREALEKLAQRVRGGLALAADARLGDIAELLRDLREALDDLPDLLPLLRAVHAGDPACAATLQWLDHAPAQLEALVADEALRRLARENPVLARFGGAALAQAARAVAQGQRELLALNAQVVRATRHKQFAENVRVSSLSATMLDADGKAFKKQYATGRRELEHEFGKSMRHRSIRDLSDDETGIVINDLKPIWLMSPLSVSDTLPLSPDLFDVVIFDEASQIPTEEAVPALSRARQVVVVGDEMQLPPTSFFTAGGAEGDDEIVVEEEGDRIAINLDSDSLLNQAARNLPATLLAWHYRSRHESLISFSNAAFYDGRLVTIPDRLLEQAEDEAPALRSDQEDAGIAGADALLARPVSFHRLADGVYADRRNAPEAGYIARTVRELLRRETGLSLGIVAFSEAQQGAIESALETLAAEDADFAMRLEREYVREDDDQFNGLFVKNLENVQGDERDVIILSICYAPGPDGKMLMNFGPINQRGGEKRLNVIFSRARHRMAVVSTIQAEAITNVHNDGAAALRAFLQFAQASARGQFERAQSVLGALNPGARDAFTREPTPDSIRDALAEALRARGHQVHANVGRSQFRCDLAIADPSGQGYALAILLDTPSEPVSDTAERYVFRPGILRSFGWRVLDIPGKDWLDDAEAVLARIEAMLADGEDRALDMEVEIPVPLANPATVQAAASTGEARADAATASAAQAELVRTLRFEQGTSRKFWRASVRGAELSVTYGRIGSTGQTSVKAFDSAERARREADKLVAEKLRKGYVEA; this is encoded by the coding sequence ATGACTGACAGCAAGACTCACGGCACCAACACCGTTCCGGATATGACCGGCAGCAGCGAGCCGCGCACGCTGCGCGCCCTGGTCGACGCGCAGGCGGGCGCGGCGCTGCCCACCGACGACGTCCTGGTGCTGGTGCTGCCGCTGTTCGCGCAGGTCGCCGCGCTGCACGCGCATGGCAGGGTGGCCGCGCTCGACCCCGACAGCATCCTGGTGGACGAGGACGGCGGGCTGCGCCTGCGCCGGCCCGATGGCGAAGCGCCCGTCATGGACATCGGCGCGGTGCACCGCGTGCAGCCGCATCCGGCCTCGGGCCTGAACATCGTCGGCGCGCTGCAGCTCGGCCACGCCGATGACGGACAGCGCGACCAGGCCGACCTGGCGCTGCAGCTTGACGCTACGGCGCCGGTCGAACGCCCGGTCTATCTACGCGGTCCGGCCAGCTGGGAACGCCTGCTTGGCCACCACGACGAGATCGGCGACGTGTTCCTGCTCGGCATGGTGCTCGCGAGCCTCGCCTGCGGCCTGGACTTTGCCGATGAGGACGACCTGCGCAGTTTCGTCGCGCAGCGCCGCAACCTGTTCCTGCTGCACGAGCGCCTGCATCCGATCGTCGCGGCGGTGATCGTCGAGATGACCGAGATCAACCGCCACGACCGCGCCACCGATGTCGCCGCGCTGGCGACCCGGCTGCGCACGTGGCGCGAGCAGCCGCTGGGACTGGACGTTGAACGCGCACTGGCCGGCACGACCGGCGCCACGCCGCGCCGCGCCGCCGTGCTCACGCACCTGCGCGACCGCCTGTTCGATCTCTCGCGGCGCAACCGCCTGCTGCACTTCCGTCCGACCGCGGCCACCGTCAACGTCACCGTGGCCAGCGTGCCGCTGATGCTGCAGATCGAAAGCGTGCGGCCCGAGCATATCTGCACCTGGGGCGGACCGTTCGCGGCCGACCTGGTGGCGGGCAAGCCGGTGTCGTTGCAGCAATGGCTGCGCTTCGACGACCAGCCCTACCTGCCGGCGTCGCTCGACCGCCTGATCGCCGAGACCCGCCGCGACCGCGCCGAATACGGCTTCAGCAACCTGCGCCTGGTGGTGGCGTTCCTGCGCTGGCACAACCTGAAGGAGGCGCCGGACGAGCGCATCGTGACGCCGCTGCTGTGGCTGCCGGTGGAGCTGGTCAAACGCAAGGGCGTACGCGACCAGTACGTGATCCAGTGCGCGGGCGGCGAGGCCGAGTTCAACCCGGTGCTGCGCCACTACCTGCACCAGCTGTACGACATCCGGCTGGACGAGACCGTGGATCTCGACAAGACCTCGATCGAGGAGATCCATGCCGGCATCCTCGCGCAGATTCGCCGCTCCGAGCCCTCGGTCGAGTTGCGCCTGGTCGACAAGGCCGCGGTGCGGCTGGTGCGGCAGAAGGCGCTGCAGCGGATGCAGCAGTTCCAGCGCCGCAGGCCGGGCACGGCCGCCGTGCGCAGCGGCGGCTGGCTGCCGCCGTACAGCTATGCGCAGGACGACTACCGGCCGCTGGGGCGCGCGCTGTTCGAGCATTGGGTGCGGCCGAGCGAACTGCCGCAGCGCTTCGAAGCGGGCGCCGCGCCAGGCGCCGGCCCGCGGCAGCCGCACATGGGCGGCTCCGCCGCCGCGCAAAGCGAAGAGCGCCAGGGCTACGTGCTGGAGGAGTCCGAGGGCCACCGTTATGCCTGGGACCTGGACCTGACGCAGGTGACGCTCGCCAACTTCAACTACCGCAAGATGTCGCTGGTGCGCGACTACGCGCAGTTGCTGGACGAGCCCGGCGCCAATCCGGCGTTCGACCGCGTATTCTCGATCGATCCGCGCGACGTGGAGACCCAGGCGCCCGCACCGCTCGCACCGGCCGAGCAGTGGAACGTGGTGGCGGCCGACGCGACCCAGAACGCAGCGGTTGGCCTGGCGCGCAGCCAGCGCAGCTTTATCATCCAGGGCCCGCCGGGCACGGGCAAGTCGCAGACCATCACCAACCTGATCGCCGACTACGCCGGCCGCGGCAAGCGCGTGCTGTTCGTCTGCGAAAAGCGCGCCGCGCTCGACGTGGTGTTCCATCGGCTCAAGCAAAGCGGGCTGGACTCGCTGTGCTGCCTGATCCACGACTCGCAGACCGACAAGAAGGCCTTCATCGCCGACCTGCGCGCCTGCTATGAGCAGTGGATCGCGCAGCCGCATGACGGCGACGCGCTGGCTGCGCGCCGCGCGCAGGTGGCCGAGGCACTGGCCGCGCACCAGCAGCGTATCGACGCGTTCGAGGTCGCGATGGCAGCAGTGCCCGAGGCACTTGGCGACAGCGTGCGTGCACTGCTGCGCCGCGTGGCGGCGCTGCCGACGGTACCGGACGCGGGGCCTGCGCTGCGCGAGCGCCTGCCGGCGCTGGCCGCTTGGGACCGTCAGCGCGATCTCGCGCACCGCGTGCACCGCGCGATGCGCGAGCGCTTCGGTCTCGACAGCCTTGCCGCGCATCCGTTCGCGCGCCTGTCCCCGCAACTGCTGTCCGACGAGCGCGCCTATGGCCGCGCCGAGCAGCTGTGCCATGACGCCGAGGCGCTGTTCGATGCGCTCGACCCGCTGCTGGACAGCACCGCAAGCCTGACCAGCCAGGACACCGCGCTGGAACAGGCACGCGCGATTGCCGCCGACAGCCAGTGGCTGCTCGACACGGGCCTGGCTGCACACCTGGACCTGCTCGATCTGGCCTCGCCGGCGCAAGGCGCGCTGCGCGAGGTTCGCGCGGACCTGGAGCGGCGCGCGCAGGCATTCGCCGATGCGCAGGCCGCAACCTCGAACTGGCAAGACAAGCTGAGCCCCGGCGATACCGAATCGGCGCTGGCGCTCGCGCGGCGGCTGGAGCCGTCGTTCGCGCGCTGGCTGCAGCCCGCATGGTGGCGACTGCGCGGCGAACTGAAGCGCCGCTATGACTTTGGCAAGCACGCCGTCCACCCGGGCTACGGCAAGGTGCTGGAAGTGCTGGCCGCCGAGCATGCCGCAAGCGCCGCGCTGGCAGCGGCCGATGCCGACAGCCGCCGCCGCTACGGCGTGAGCGAGATGCAGGCCTTCCTGCGCGCGCTCGGCGAACTCGAGCAGCGCCTGCAGTCGGGCGCAGGCCCGCGCGAGCTGGTCGCGCATCTGCGCCAGGCCGTCGACCCGGTCGCCGCGGCGCGCGCCGAAGCCGGTGCGCGCGAGGCGCTGGAGAAGCTCGCGCAGCGTGTGCGCGGCGGGCTGGCGCTGGCCGCCGACGCGCGCCTCGGCGATATCGCCGAACTGCTGCGCGACCTGCGCGAGGCGCTCGATGACCTGCCAGACCTGTTGCCGCTGTTGCGCGCGGTGCACGCGGGTGACCCCGCTTGCGCCGCCACGCTGCAGTGGCTCGATCATGCACCGGCACAGCTCGAGGCGCTGGTGGCTGACGAGGCGCTGCGCCGTCTCGCGCGTGAGAACCCGGTGCTGGCGCGCTTTGGCGGCGCGGCGCTGGCGCAGGCTGCGCGCGCCGTGGCGCAAGGGCAGCGCGAACTGCTCGCGCTGAACGCGCAAGTGGTGCGCGCCACGCGGCACAAGCAGTTCGCCGAGAACGTACGCGTGTCCTCGTTGTCGGCCACGATGCTGGACGCCGACGGCAAGGCGTTCAAGAAACAATACGCCACGGGCCGCCGCGAACTGGAGCACGAGTTCGGCAAGAGCATGCGCCACCGTTCGATCCGCGATCTCTCCGACGACGAGACCGGCATCGTCATCAACGACCTGAAGCCGATCTGGCTGATGAGCCCGCTGTCGGTATCCGACACACTGCCGCTGTCGCCGGACCTGTTCGACGTGGTGATCTTCGACGAGGCCAGCCAGATCCCGACTGAAGAGGCCGTGCCTGCGCTGAGCCGCGCGCGCCAGGTGGTGGTGGTCGGCGACGAGATGCAGCTGCCGCCGACAAGCTTCTTCACGGCCGGCGGCGCCGAAGGCGATGACGAGATCGTGGTGGAAGAGGAGGGCGACCGCATCGCCATCAACCTCGATTCGGACAGCCTGCTGAACCAGGCCGCGCGCAACCTGCCTGCCACGCTGCTGGCGTGGCACTACCGCAGCCGTCATGAATCGCTGATCAGCTTTTCCAACGCGGCGTTTTACGACGGGCGCCTCGTCACCATTCCCGACCGTTTGCTGGAGCAGGCCGAGGACGAGGCGCCTGCGCTGCGCTCGGACCAGGAGGATGCCGGCATCGCGGGCGCCGACGCGCTGCTGGCGCGGCCGGTCAGCTTCCACCGGCTGGCAGACGGCGTCTACGCCGACCGCCGCAATGCGCCCGAGGCGGGCTACATCGCCCGGACCGTGCGCGAACTGTTGCGCCGCGAGACCGGGCTGAGCCTGGGCATCGTGGCGTTTTCCGAGGCGCAGCAGGGCGCCATCGAGTCCGCGCTCGAGACGCTGGCCGCCGAGGACGCGGACTTCGCGATGCGCCTCGAACGCGAGTACGTGCGCGAGGACGACGACCAGTTCAACGGGCTGTTCGTCAAGAACCTGGAGAATGTCCAGGGCGACGAGCGCGACGTCATCATCCTGAGCATCTGCTACGCGCCCGGGCCGGACGGCAAGATGCTGATGAACTTCGGCCCGATCAACCAGCGCGGCGGCGAGAAGCGCCTGAACGTGATCTTCAGCCGCGCGCGCCATCGGATGGCGGTGGTGTCGACGATCCAGGCCGAGGCGATCACCAATGTGCACAACGACGGCGCGGCCGCACTGCGCGCGTTCCTGCAGTTCGCACAGGCCAGCGCGCGCGGCCAGTTCGAGCGCGCCCAGTCGGTGCTGGGCGCACTGAACCCCGGCGCGCGCGACGCCTTTACGCGCGAACCCACGCCGGACAGCATCCGCGACGCACTGGCCGAGGCGCTGCGTGCGCGCGGCCACCAGGTGCACGCCAACGTCGGCCGCTCGCAGTTCCGCTGCGACCTGGCCATCGCCGATCCGTCGGGTCAAGGCTACGCGCTGGCGATCCTGCTCGATACGCCGTCCGAGCCGGTGTCGGACACCGCCGAGCGCTATGTATTCCGCCCCGGCATCCTGCGCAGCTTCGGCTGGCGGGTGCTGGACATCCCCGGCAAGGACTGGCTCGACGATGCGGAAGCGGTGCTGGCCCGCATCGAGGCCATGCTGGCCGATGGCGAGGATCGCGCGCTGGACATGGAGGTCGAGATCCCGGTGCCGTTGGCGAACCCGGCCACGGTGCAGGCTGCGGCGTCAACGGGCGAGGCCCGGGCGGACGCGGCGACGGCATCGGCTGCGCAAGCCGAACTGGTGCGGACGCTGCGCTTCGAGCAGGGCACGTCGCGCAAGTTCTGGCGTGCCAGCGTGCGCGGGGCGGAGCTCTCCGTCACCTACGGCCGCATCGGCAGCACAGGGCAGACCAGCGTGAAGGCGTTCGACAGCGCCGAGCGGGCGCGACGCGAGGCGGACAAGCTGGTGGCAGAGAAACTGCGCAAGGGTTACGTGGAGGCATAG
- a CDS encoding Ohr family peroxiredoxin: MSKIEKVLATGKTHTMHSSAGVTSRGHNGTLDIALSPGNSTNPAHVFTTVQPHPTAEQLFAGAWSACYIAAVGLVTKEMKLELPSDLAVDIEVDLGQTGAEYFLQARLNLRAPGLPQDVATQLAHAADAICPYSKATRGNIEVALNVFTS, translated from the coding sequence ATGAGCAAGATCGAAAAAGTCCTCGCCACCGGCAAGACCCACACCATGCACAGCAGCGCCGGCGTTACCTCGCGTGGCCACAATGGCACGCTGGACATCGCGCTGTCGCCCGGCAACAGCACCAACCCGGCGCACGTGTTCACGACCGTCCAGCCCCACCCGACCGCGGAACAACTATTCGCGGGCGCCTGGTCGGCGTGCTACATCGCCGCAGTCGGCCTGGTGACCAAGGAGATGAAGCTGGAACTGCCGTCCGACCTGGCCGTGGACATCGAAGTCGACCTGGGCCAGACCGGCGCGGAATATTTCCTGCAAGCACGCCTGAACCTGCGCGCGCCGGGCCTGCCGCAGGATGTCGCTACGCAACTCGCTCACGCCGCCGATGCGATCTGCCCCTACTCGAAGGCAACCCGCGGCAATATCGAGGTGGCGCTGAACGTGTTTACGTCGTAA
- a CDS encoding M48 family metalloprotease: MDSHAPDRGALVPLAYHATVVDYLRRHEPEVWRWAGARATGADQREALRSMLLRDTYRIEADAHADVHAALAEAMARLGIGAPATLYQSPGQDMNASLVYVPGEVHIVLQGPLLDRLSPPELLAVFGHELAHYLLWSRDDGQFLVADRILNDALAAPGASASHRETWRRYALHTELFADRGGAVAAGAVAPAVSTLVKVQTGIGSVDAAAYLRQAAEIESHEAGASAAHSHPETFIRARALALWWEGAADLDPWIETRLHGPLALEKLDLPGQVRLRALTRGFLAHFLAGTPLASEAVLAQVRMMFPDWRDDEPVIGPDGLGPDVADDSVRAYLNTLMMDLALADPDQQDAALLRAGQVAQALGSLEALQGNLRRDAGFGKRELDRFQRQLHRELAREGRA, translated from the coding sequence ATGGACTCTCACGCCCCGGATCGCGGCGCGCTGGTGCCGCTGGCCTATCACGCAACGGTGGTCGACTACCTGCGCCGCCATGAGCCCGAGGTCTGGCGCTGGGCCGGCGCCCGCGCGACCGGCGCCGATCAACGCGAGGCACTGCGCTCGATGCTGCTGCGCGACACCTACCGCATCGAGGCGGACGCGCATGCCGACGTGCACGCGGCGCTGGCCGAGGCGATGGCGCGGCTCGGCATCGGCGCGCCCGCGACGCTCTACCAGTCCCCGGGCCAGGACATGAACGCCTCGCTGGTCTACGTGCCCGGCGAGGTCCACATCGTCCTGCAGGGGCCGCTGCTGGACCGGCTGTCGCCGCCGGAGCTGCTGGCGGTGTTCGGCCATGAGCTGGCCCACTACCTGCTGTGGTCGCGCGACGACGGCCAGTTCCTGGTGGCCGACCGCATCCTGAACGACGCGCTGGCCGCGCCGGGCGCCAGCGCCAGCCATCGCGAGACCTGGCGCCGCTACGCGCTGCACACCGAACTGTTCGCCGACCGCGGCGGTGCCGTGGCCGCGGGCGCGGTAGCGCCGGCCGTGTCGACGCTGGTCAAGGTGCAGACCGGCATCGGCAGCGTGGACGCGGCCGCCTACCTGCGCCAGGCGGCCGAGATCGAATCCCACGAGGCGGGCGCAAGCGCCGCCCACAGCCATCCCGAGACCTTTATCCGGGCCCGTGCGCTGGCGCTGTGGTGGGAAGGCGCGGCCGATCTCGATCCATGGATCGAAACCCGGCTGCACGGCCCGCTGGCTCTGGAGAAGCTGGACCTGCCGGGACAGGTCCGCCTGCGGGCGCTGACGCGCGGCTTCCTCGCCCACTTCCTCGCCGGCACGCCGCTGGCGAGCGAGGCAGTGCTCGCGCAAGTGCGCATGATGTTCCCCGACTGGCGCGACGACGAACCGGTGATCGGCCCAGACGGGTTGGGGCCGGACGTGGCCGACGACAGCGTGCGCGCCTACCTCAACACACTGATGATGGACCTGGCGCTCGCCGACCCCGACCAGCAGGACGCGGCGCTGCTGCGCGCCGGCCAGGTGGCGCAGGCGCTGGGCAGCCTGGAAGCGCTGCAAGGCAACCTGCGCCGCGACGCCGGCTTCGGCAAGCGCGAGCTGGACCGCTTCCAGCGCCAACTCCACCGCGAACTGGCCAGGGAGGGCCGGGCATGA
- the tolA gene encoding cell envelope integrity protein TolA: MQTVAYPYQPAPERGTLQCFLLALFMHLLLGVLLYYGVRWRSAAPEGVAAELWDAIPEAATPAPAITPVPSPKPVEEEEADISLQEKQRKAQQAARDEAQARQRESQARAEAARKEAQRKAMEAQRQSDNAQRQGELARLRAQAGNTGTRAGSGSGAKPSSGYAERVRQRVKPNIIFNDEVSGNPAAVVAVAMAPDGSVLSARLAKSSGNAAWDNAVLRAVQRSDPLPRDENGVAPSNILITFWPRDEGG, from the coding sequence ATGCAGACCGTCGCCTATCCCTATCAGCCAGCGCCTGAACGGGGCACCCTGCAGTGCTTCCTGCTGGCCTTGTTCATGCACCTGCTGCTGGGTGTCCTGCTCTATTACGGCGTGCGCTGGCGCAGCGCGGCGCCGGAGGGTGTCGCGGCCGAACTGTGGGACGCGATCCCCGAAGCCGCAACGCCAGCGCCTGCAATCACGCCGGTGCCAAGCCCAAAGCCGGTCGAAGAGGAAGAGGCCGACATCTCGCTGCAGGAAAAGCAGCGCAAGGCCCAGCAGGCCGCGCGCGATGAAGCACAAGCGCGGCAGCGCGAGAGCCAGGCCCGTGCCGAAGCCGCGCGCAAGGAGGCGCAGCGAAAGGCAATGGAAGCGCAGCGCCAGTCCGACAATGCCCAGCGCCAGGGCGAACTGGCGCGGTTGCGGGCCCAGGCGGGCAATACGGGCACGCGGGCCGGTTCCGGCTCCGGCGCGAAGCCTTCTTCCGGCTATGCCGAGCGGGTCCGGCAGCGGGTCAAGCCGAATATCATCTTCAATGATGAGGTCAGCGGCAATCCGGCGGCGGTGGTGGCCGTGGCCATGGCGCCGGATGGCTCAGTGCTGTCGGCGCGGCTCGCCAAGTCAAGCGGCAATGCGGCCTGGGACAACGCCGTGCTGCGCGCGGTGCAGCGATCCGACCCGCTGCCGCGCGACGAGAACGGCGTCGCGCCCTCCAATATCCTCATTACCTTCTGGCCCAGGGACGAAGGCGGCTAG
- a CDS encoding TetR/AcrR family transcriptional regulator has translation MARTADKTDIPNRLTKAGRELFSRHGYNATGIQQITDHAGVPKGSFYNHFESKEAFAAVIVAQYADYLQRSWEAMMEAAPPEPMAAIRYVFTQMIAYHLSRTVQAGCLIGNFAAEIALSSDTCRSALQAAQMAWRERLAGMISQAQAQGAIRTDIAPAELSGLVWDVWEGALLRMKLERSVEPLRRSVDLMFDHLFQPAATHVVAAASLRPTTE, from the coding sequence ATGGCACGCACTGCAGACAAAACCGACATCCCCAACCGCCTGACGAAGGCGGGGCGCGAACTGTTTTCGCGCCACGGCTACAACGCCACCGGCATCCAGCAGATCACCGATCACGCCGGCGTGCCGAAGGGCTCGTTCTACAACCATTTTGAGAGCAAGGAAGCTTTTGCCGCGGTCATCGTCGCGCAGTATGCGGACTACCTGCAGCGGTCGTGGGAAGCCATGATGGAAGCCGCGCCGCCAGAGCCGATGGCGGCAATCCGTTACGTCTTTACCCAGATGATTGCCTACCACCTCTCCAGGACGGTGCAGGCGGGGTGCCTGATCGGTAACTTTGCGGCGGAAATCGCTTTGTCGAGCGACACCTGCCGGTCAGCCCTGCAGGCAGCCCAGATGGCCTGGCGCGAACGCCTGGCCGGCATGATCAGCCAGGCCCAGGCGCAGGGCGCAATCCGTACGGACATTGCGCCTGCCGAGCTGTCCGGGCTGGTCTGGGATGTCTGGGAGGGCGCCTTGCTGCGCATGAAGCTCGAACGCTCAGTCGAGCCGCTGCGCCGCAGCGTCGACCTGATGTTCGACCACCTGTTCCAGCCGGCTGCTACGCACGTTGTGGCCGCTGCAAGCCTTAGACCAACCACGGAGTAA